The proteins below are encoded in one region of Polypterus senegalus isolate Bchr_013 chromosome 2, ASM1683550v1, whole genome shotgun sequence:
- the LOC120524511 gene encoding olfactory receptor 10J5-like produces the protein MDNLSYASAFKLTAFDNLGNNKYAYFSVTLTAYTLIVILNISIITIIITERSLHVPMYIILCNLFFSALIGSTSFYIKLMIDLLADNHVVPRLLCFMQIFFIYVYMMAEFTILTLMAYDRYTAIYTPLQYNTIMTPKRLSTLIIFAWVYPICMMGIAVLLSARLPLCGNQIDKSYCNNWEVVKLSCIDSTANNAYGSAVFGLFIIPVAFIIYSYVKIIIVCWNSPSSHKHKALQTCLPHLITLVLYLSSLLFEITVSRLNLKNVQNSVSTIASLEYLIIPPLLNPVIYGMILPEIRKKVFHILEKKGRHSHLSKSVTFLLIS, from the coding sequence ATGGACAATCTATCTTATGCATCAGCTTTTAAACTTACTGCATTTGACAACTTGGGAAACAACAAATATGCCTATTTTTCTGTTACATTAACAGCTTATACCTTAATAGTAATTTTGAATATATCAATAATTACCATAATAATCACAGAAAGAAGTCTTCATGTTCCcatgtatattattttatgtaatttattttttagtgcACTAATAGGTTCTAcaagtttttatataaaattaatgaTTGATCTTCTAGCTGATAATCATGTTGTTCCTCGCTTGCTTTGTTTCATGCAGATATTTTTCATATATGTTTATATGATGGCAGAATTTACTATTTTAACACTTATGGCCTATGACAGATATACTGCTATATACACTCCCTTACAATATAACACCATTATGACACCCAAAAGATTGAGTACATTAATCATTTTTGCATGGGTTTATCCTATTTGTATGATGGGCATTGCAGTATTACTTTCTGCCAGGCTTCCATTATGTGGTAATCAAATTGATAAGTCCTACTGCAACAACTGGGAAGTCGTAAAGCTTTCTTGCATAGACTCAACAGCCAATAATGCATATGGATCTGCAGTGTTTGGTTTGTTTATTATTCCTGTTGCTTTCATCATATATTCCTATGTAAAAATCATTATAGTTTGCTGGAACAGTCCCAGCTCTCATAAACATAAAGCTTTGCAAACTTGTCTCCCACATTTAATAACCCTAGTCCTGTATTTAAGTTCTCTTCTTTTTGAAATTACTGTCAGTCGACTGAActtgaaaaatgtccaaaattcTGTCAGTACCATCGCATCCTTAGAATATCTCATAATTCCTCCTCTTTTAAATCCAGTCATATATGGAATGATTCTCCCTGAGATACGTAAAAAAGTTTTTCATATActtgaaaaaaaaggaagacattCCCATTTAAGTAAGTCagtaacttttttattaatatcttGA